In one Pseudomonas sp. SCA2728.1_7 genomic region, the following are encoded:
- a CDS encoding phage tail tape measure protein codes for MANKLALGLVIGGAVSSTVGAAFKDVTGRIKRLEAEGNKARVLQRTIGDTIRLREEWKKAHDTGAAGASKLLNRLNSNLDSLKKQGIEVGRLEKAYRSMGQTANKAELKAKGHQQIDSGVKGMKGAVGAAVVGVGAMAVPAKVSADFGAIVRDIAIKAGIANKPQEQEMSRKIIDTSRDTGMARNDVADVVNQLVGAGMDLSKALEYAPVAAKFVVGQGSSGVDTAKMINALGQNAKITDPKQMQQALEAIAYQGQAGSFEAADMAKWFPELLANMASNGITGLDAVTQLGAMLQVQMKQAGSSDEAANNLKNWMGKIGSTDTVKAYEKAGIDYKGSMQTGLQNGMSTLETSMALAQKYIQATDPKRAAAMAEATSKISKEADPEKAKAMMASLEESLRTGDLFADMQVKAALSAYMQNKALYSQLKNDSRDATGILDKNLAERRESSSQKWAEMAQSMDDAMRSIGDALRPVTDTVAESLTKVTKGITSLTDSAPGVVAGVATVGAGLIALKGIFSTIKIGKGLLNLARGSRGGRNGSEAPNKNPGELDLVATGLDVVSRVKDAATGGGLGTENGAGNDGVKKVFVVNAGAMGGGVDASGESRRRGRGSRRSARRRSLPSSRGPRPSVPRPPVPVSRPPVPASRPPVSIPAPSVPSVPSGALSKLGVVAETVGKVSKAAKVIPGGTLLESGAMALETFQNAKTKDEKAEGYGSAAGNLAGTMAGAAAGAAIGSVVPIIGTAIGGMIGAYLGSQGGAALGGSLGKSLFGGEDEKPEQTAKAPVPTTPLMMASAAQQGPVLGDVARSMAVTAPLKSAAMAIQPKEAAKPEPAKVDQQFQYSLNMPVTVQGDVKDPQTLAQDLLPHMQRMMEGAAKQNAAKLYDEPHV; via the coding sequence ATGGCAAACAAACTCGCCCTCGGGCTGGTGATCGGCGGTGCCGTCAGTTCAACGGTCGGCGCCGCGTTCAAGGATGTGACCGGGCGCATCAAGCGCCTTGAGGCAGAAGGCAACAAAGCGCGCGTGCTGCAGCGCACGATTGGCGACACCATCCGCCTGCGCGAAGAATGGAAGAAGGCTCACGACACCGGCGCGGCCGGTGCGTCCAAATTACTCAACCGTTTGAACTCGAACCTCGACAGCTTGAAAAAGCAGGGGATCGAGGTCGGTCGACTGGAAAAAGCCTATCGCTCGATGGGGCAGACGGCCAACAAAGCCGAGCTGAAAGCCAAGGGTCATCAGCAGATTGATTCTGGCGTAAAGGGCATGAAGGGCGCTGTCGGTGCTGCGGTTGTGGGTGTCGGTGCCATGGCGGTGCCGGCCAAGGTCAGCGCTGATTTTGGCGCGATTGTCCGTGACATCGCGATCAAGGCCGGCATTGCCAACAAGCCGCAAGAGCAGGAGATGTCGCGCAAGATCATCGACACGTCACGCGATACCGGCATGGCGCGCAACGATGTGGCCGACGTGGTCAATCAGTTGGTCGGCGCCGGTATGGACTTGAGCAAGGCGCTGGAATACGCGCCTGTCGCGGCCAAGTTTGTCGTGGGGCAGGGATCCAGCGGCGTCGACACGGCGAAGATGATCAACGCCCTAGGGCAGAACGCCAAGATCACCGACCCCAAGCAGATGCAGCAGGCGCTGGAAGCGATCGCCTACCAAGGTCAGGCGGGCAGCTTTGAAGCGGCTGACATGGCCAAGTGGTTCCCGGAACTGCTGGCCAACATGGCCAGCAACGGCATCACCGGCTTGGATGCGGTGACCCAACTGGGTGCCATGCTGCAGGTGCAGATGAAACAGGCCGGCAGTTCGGACGAAGCGGCCAACAACCTGAAAAACTGGATGGGCAAAATCGGCTCGACCGACACGGTCAAGGCCTACGAAAAAGCCGGTATTGATTACAAGGGGTCGATGCAGACCGGTTTGCAAAACGGCATGTCGACGCTCGAAACCAGTATGGCGCTGGCTCAGAAATACATTCAGGCGACCGATCCGAAGCGTGCGGCGGCCATGGCCGAAGCCACGTCAAAAATCAGCAAGGAAGCCGACCCGGAGAAGGCCAAGGCCATGATGGCCTCGCTGGAAGAATCCCTGCGCACCGGCGACCTGTTCGCCGACATGCAGGTCAAGGCCGCACTGTCGGCCTACATGCAGAACAAGGCGCTGTACAGCCAGCTCAAAAACGATTCGCGTGACGCGACCGGGATCCTCGACAAGAACCTCGCCGAGCGGCGCGAGTCGTCATCGCAGAAATGGGCGGAAATGGCCCAGTCGATGGATGACGCCATGCGCAGCATCGGTGATGCGCTGCGCCCGGTGACGGACACCGTGGCCGAGTCGTTGACCAAGGTTACTAAAGGCATTACGTCGCTGACTGATAGCGCGCCCGGGGTAGTTGCCGGTGTCGCCACGGTCGGGGCGGGGCTGATCGCCTTGAAGGGTATCTTCAGCACGATCAAGATCGGCAAGGGGCTGCTAAACCTTGCGCGTGGGTCGCGCGGTGGCAGGAATGGGAGCGAAGCCCCAAATAAAAACCCCGGAGAACTTGATCTGGTAGCGACTGGCCTGGATGTTGTTTCACGGGTGAAAGACGCGGCAACAGGCGGTGGCCTTGGTACTGAAAATGGTGCAGGTAACGACGGCGTCAAGAAGGTTTTCGTCGTCAATGCCGGCGCTATGGGGGGCGGTGTGGATGCGTCGGGCGAATCGCGCCGACGTGGACGTGGGTCAAGGCGCAGCGCTCGGCGCCGGTCGTTGCCGAGTTCGAGAGGTCCTCGCCCATCTGTGCCTCGTCCACCTGTTCCGGTTTCACGGCCACCCGTTCCGGCTTCGCGTCCCCCTGTTTCGATCCCGGCGCCATCAGTCCCTTCTGTTCCAAGTGGGGCATTGTCCAAGCTCGGCGTCGTCGCAGAAACCGTCGGTAAGGTTAGCAAGGCGGCCAAGGTCATTCCTGGCGGCACGCTGCTGGAGTCCGGTGCGATGGCGCTTGAAACCTTTCAAAACGCCAAGACCAAGGACGAAAAAGCCGAAGGTTACGGTTCGGCTGCCGGCAACCTGGCCGGCACCATGGCCGGTGCAGCAGCAGGCGCCGCCATTGGTTCGGTTGTGCCGATCATCGGCACCGCGATCGGCGGCATGATCGGTGCTTACCTGGGCAGTCAGGGCGGTGCGGCGCTGGGCGGGTCGTTGGGTAAGTCGCTGTTCGGTGGTGAGGATGAAAAGCCCGAGCAAACGGCAAAGGCGCCGGTGCCGACCACGCCGCTCATGATGGCGTCAGCGGCGCAGCAAGGCCCGGTGCTGGGGGATGTCGCGCGCTCGATGGCAGTGACGGCGCCGCTCAAGTCGGCGGCGATGGCCATCCAGCCCAAGGAGGCGGCGAAGCCGGAGCCGGCCAAGGTGGATCAGCAGTTTCAGTATTCACTGAACATGCCGGTCACGGTGCAGGGCGATGTCAAAGACCCGCAAACATTGGCGCAGGATCTGCTGCCGCACATGCAGCGAATGATGGAAGGTGCTGCGAAGCAGAATGCCGCCAAGCTGTACGACGAACCCCATGTGTAA
- a CDS encoding phage tail protein, with amino-acid sequence MAYMEQMQSSLKYLVDAAETGRRSADGMLSPVNGAIRELTGAASELENIPFVGPAIGAKLQRVMRGVDAAQAKVGQVVAVYGRATRAAAEVQDRLGTLKEQAGKAATAINNVAGKVSPSLANIVPTSSFAVEATPAPEAVKPFPHLMIIQPRDPKIEPYYFNLDTAAFDELSRSTEFRWASQERLTRRPAKQAIGMGDEKLTLKGTIYPGFKGGLKQLDTLRSIGARLQPLTLTTGYGEVIGTWCLKNINEEQSALLHGGIARKQGFTLEFERYGDDMQDV; translated from the coding sequence ATGGCTTACATGGAGCAAATGCAATCGAGCCTGAAGTATCTGGTGGATGCAGCGGAAACCGGGCGGCGTAGCGCGGATGGCATGCTGTCCCCGGTCAATGGCGCGATCCGCGAACTGACCGGCGCCGCGTCCGAGCTGGAAAACATCCCGTTTGTTGGTCCGGCCATCGGCGCCAAACTTCAGCGAGTGATGCGCGGTGTCGACGCGGCTCAGGCCAAGGTCGGTCAGGTGGTGGCGGTGTACGGCCGCGCTACCCGGGCGGCGGCTGAAGTGCAGGATCGGCTGGGTACGTTGAAGGAACAGGCGGGCAAGGCGGCCACGGCGATCAACAACGTCGCCGGAAAGGTCAGTCCGTCGCTGGCCAACATCGTGCCCACCAGTTCCTTTGCCGTGGAGGCCACGCCGGCGCCGGAGGCGGTGAAGCCGTTCCCGCATCTGATGATCATTCAGCCGCGCGATCCGAAGATTGAGCCGTATTACTTCAACCTGGACACGGCCGCTTTCGACGAGCTGAGCCGTTCGACCGAATTCCGCTGGGCTTCGCAGGAGCGGCTGACGCGCCGCCCGGCGAAGCAGGCCATCGGTATGGGCGATGAAAAGTTGACGCTCAAGGGCACGATCTATCCGGGCTTCAAAGGCGGTTTAAAGCAGCTCGACACGCTGCGTTCCATCGGGGCCAGGCTGCAACCGCTGACCCTGACCACGGGCTATGGCGAGGTGATCGGGACGTGGTGCCTGAAAAACATCAACGAGGAACAGTCCGCGCTGCTGCACGGCGGGATTGCTCGCAAACAGGGCTTCACTCTGGAGTTTGAGCGCTATGGCGACGACATGCAGGACGTCTGA
- a CDS encoding tail protein X: protein MATTCRTSDGDMLDVICNNVYGHLNGSVEAVLDANQGLADEPQPFRLGVIIVLPDLPSPTNEGVSLWD from the coding sequence ATGGCGACGACATGCAGGACGTCTGACGGCGACATGCTCGATGTCATTTGCAACAACGTTTACGGCCATCTCAATGGCAGCGTCGAGGCCGTGCTCGATGCCAATCAGGGGCTGGCCGATGAGCCTCAGCCGTTCCGGTTGGGCGTGATCATCGTCCTGCCGGATCTGCCCAGCCCGACCAATGAAGGCGTTAGCTTGTGGGATTGA
- a CDS encoding contractile injection system protein, VgrG/Pvc8 family — MTPMFRIVADGADITAKINDRLLLLRTSDKPGMESDEFELRIDDRDGQVQLPRRGSSIEIYLGYAETTLTRMGSYTVDTVEVSGPPDTIVIKGKASDVRGSGKTIRSGSWEGVPLSKIVADVAARNGWTPVCPVSTKVARVDQLNESDFNFITRLAKQYDCTAKVADGKLLVMPRQGGQTASGKTFGAITLTRRDLSRWQFSLGDRNSHKAVATKHQDKKNGKLAVVTIDNDDAPDGLPAVHTDRHIYPDKGAAEAAAKARLSAFNRSTADVRLEMPGRTDIFAERPILAQGFKVGLDGEYLADSVEQVFTQSGWSTTVECNAGKAGKSKGKKKKGPKPPLKVVNIEKQ, encoded by the coding sequence ATGACTCCGATGTTTCGCATTGTCGCCGATGGGGCCGACATCACGGCGAAGATCAACGATCGGCTGTTGTTGCTGCGCACCTCTGACAAGCCGGGCATGGAGTCCGACGAGTTTGAGCTGCGTATCGACGACCGTGATGGGCAAGTGCAATTGCCACGGCGGGGCAGCTCAATCGAGATCTACCTGGGCTATGCCGAAACGACCTTGACGCGTATGGGCAGTTACACCGTCGACACGGTCGAGGTGTCAGGCCCGCCGGACACGATCGTGATCAAGGGCAAGGCCAGCGACGTGCGTGGCAGTGGCAAAACCATCCGTAGCGGAAGCTGGGAAGGCGTGCCGTTGTCGAAGATCGTGGCTGACGTCGCCGCGCGCAATGGTTGGACGCCGGTGTGTCCGGTGTCGACCAAGGTCGCCCGTGTCGACCAGCTCAACGAATCCGACTTTAATTTCATCACCCGTCTGGCCAAGCAGTACGACTGCACAGCCAAGGTCGCCGACGGCAAGCTGTTGGTGATGCCGCGCCAAGGTGGCCAGACAGCCAGCGGGAAGACGTTCGGCGCTATCACGCTGACCCGACGCGACCTCAGTCGCTGGCAATTCAGTCTCGGCGATCGCAATTCACACAAGGCGGTGGCCACCAAGCATCAGGATAAAAAGAACGGCAAGCTCGCGGTCGTCACCATCGACAACGATGACGCGCCGGATGGCCTGCCGGCAGTGCATACCGACCGCCATATCTACCCAGATAAAGGCGCTGCTGAAGCGGCGGCAAAGGCACGTCTGTCGGCGTTCAACCGCTCGACCGCCGATGTGCGGCTTGAAATGCCCGGCCGGACGGACATCTTCGCCGAGCGGCCGATTCTCGCCCAGGGTTTCAAGGTCGGGCTTGATGGCGAATACCTGGCGGATTCGGTCGAGCAGGTGTTCACCCAGTCCGGCTGGTCCACCACGGTCGAATGCAATGCCGGCAAAGCCGGTAAATCCAAGGGCAAGAAAAAGAAAGGGCCAAAACCACCCCTCAAGGTGGTGAACATCGAGAAGCAATAG
- a CDS encoding glycoside hydrolase family 19 protein has product MAITEQQLLQILPNARPVAGVFVSVLEAAMARFRITSPARQAAFIAQCGHESQHLSKLSESLYYKDAERVARLFKYGFDLNRNGRVDPAEIEDARGYLRNSEKMANRVYAVRMGNGPEASGDGYRYRGRGLIQITGRDNYRLCGKALGLPLLDRPELLEQPEYAALSAAWYWWDRGLNDLADAGLFDGITRKINVASAGLADRRDLWAKAKAVLCQSSI; this is encoded by the coding sequence ATGGCCATCACTGAGCAGCAGTTGCTGCAAATCCTCCCCAACGCCCGCCCCGTCGCGGGCGTTTTTGTGTCCGTGCTAGAGGCGGCCATGGCGCGGTTCCGCATCACCTCGCCAGCGCGCCAAGCGGCGTTTATCGCGCAGTGCGGGCACGAGTCGCAGCACCTGTCCAAGTTGTCGGAAAGCCTCTACTACAAGGACGCCGAGCGGGTCGCGCGGCTGTTCAAGTACGGTTTCGACCTGAACCGCAACGGCCGGGTGGATCCGGCCGAGATCGAGGACGCGCGGGGTTACCTGCGCAACTCGGAAAAGATGGCCAACCGCGTCTATGCCGTTCGCATGGGTAACGGCCCCGAGGCCTCGGGCGATGGCTACCGCTATCGCGGGCGCGGCCTGATCCAGATCACCGGCCGCGACAACTACCGCCTGTGCGGCAAGGCGCTCGGCTTGCCGTTGCTCGATCGGCCCGAGCTGCTGGAGCAGCCGGAATATGCCGCGCTGTCGGCGGCCTGGTACTGGTGGGATCGAGGCCTTAACGATCTGGCCGACGCGGGGTTGTTCGACGGCATCACCCGGAAAATCAACGTGGCCAGCGCCGGTCTGGCCGATCGCCGCGATCTGTGGGCCAAGGCCAAGGCGGTGTTATGTCAATCCTCGATCTGA
- a CDS encoding lysis system i-spanin subunit Rz codes for MSILDLIPAPLRPWAIALVLLSIAGAGATGSWVIQDWRYGNALAEQARQSADVAKVAAEAMVGALVIEQDKRLALEGRLKVNDESHYRKLSDAQKAQQHLSDRLATADLRLSVLIDADSASGCDVSKATGTGGVDHAAVRARLDPAHAQRIVAITDEGDRGMIALQACQAYVREIRR; via the coding sequence ATGTCAATCCTCGATCTGATTCCGGCGCCGTTGCGTCCGTGGGCGATTGCCCTGGTACTGCTGTCGATCGCCGGCGCCGGCGCTACCGGCAGTTGGGTGATTCAGGATTGGCGTTACGGTAACGCGCTGGCTGAGCAGGCGCGCCAGTCCGCCGACGTGGCCAAGGTAGCTGCCGAGGCGATGGTGGGCGCGCTGGTGATCGAGCAGGACAAGCGCCTGGCTCTGGAAGGGCGCTTGAAAGTCAACGATGAAAGCCACTACAGGAAACTTTCCGATGCGCAAAAAGCTCAGCAACACTTGTCTGATCGCCTTGCCACTGCTGATCTCCGGCTGTCAGTCCTCATCGACGCGGATTCAGCCAGTGGCTGTGACGTGTCAAAAGCCACCGGCACCGGCGGCGTGGATCATGCAGCCGTACGAGCCCGACTTGACCCGGCGCATGCTCAACGAATTGTCGCCATTACCGATGAAGGCGACCGTGGAATGATCGCGTTGCAGGCGTGCCAGGCATATGTGCGAGAGATCAGGCGATGA
- a CDS encoding DUF4145 domain-containing protein: MSWVNIAGIVSKQFKCGFCNNTVASSRGYYSSENQHIYVCSHCSNPTYWGNGKPQLPGILPGNNVAHLPQDLESLYDEARQCAAAGAFTGSVLLCRKLLMNIGVSQGAAEGEAFISYVNFLADAGYIPPNGRGWVDHIRKKGNEATHEIALMTQDDAHELLAFAEMLMKFIYEFPSKVPSA; this comes from the coding sequence ATGTCTTGGGTAAACATAGCGGGGATCGTTTCAAAGCAATTTAAGTGCGGTTTCTGCAACAACACGGTAGCGAGTTCAAGAGGCTATTACTCGTCAGAGAATCAACACATCTATGTTTGCAGCCATTGCTCAAATCCGACGTACTGGGGAAATGGAAAGCCTCAGCTCCCCGGAATTTTGCCTGGCAACAACGTTGCTCACCTCCCCCAAGACCTAGAATCTCTTTATGACGAGGCTAGACAATGCGCGGCTGCTGGTGCATTTACCGGCTCTGTACTTCTGTGTCGGAAATTGCTCATGAACATAGGGGTTTCTCAGGGGGCGGCCGAGGGAGAGGCGTTCATCAGTTACGTGAACTTTCTTGCGGATGCAGGCTATATACCGCCGAATGGGCGTGGATGGGTCGACCACATCAGAAAAAAAGGAAATGAAGCTACGCACGAGATTGCACTTATGACCCAGGATGACGCACACGAACTCCTAGCGTTTGCAGAAATGCTGATGAAATTTATTTATGAATTCCCCAGCAAGGTTCCCTCCGCTTAA
- a CDS encoding Bax inhibitor-1/YccA family protein, protein MREQDYAVNNSVQAEQLEVSRVLRNTYGLLALTLAFSGVMAFVAQQMRVGYPNIFVVLIGFYGLFFLTNKLRDSAWGLVSAFALTGFMGFLLGPILNRYLGMQGGAEVVSSAFAMTALVFGGLSAYVLITRKDMSFLGGFITAGFFVLLGATLASFFFQISGLQLAISAGFVLFSSVCILFQTSAIIHGGERNYIMATISLYVSIYNLFISLLQIFGIMSRDD, encoded by the coding sequence ATGCGCGAACAGGATTACGCAGTTAATAACAGCGTGCAGGCTGAGCAGCTAGAGGTTAGCCGCGTCCTGCGCAACACTTACGGCCTACTGGCTCTGACCCTCGCATTCAGCGGCGTCATGGCTTTCGTCGCACAGCAGATGCGTGTTGGCTACCCGAATATTTTCGTGGTGCTGATCGGCTTCTACGGGCTGTTCTTCCTCACCAACAAACTCCGTGATTCCGCGTGGGGCCTGGTGTCCGCTTTTGCGCTGACCGGTTTCATGGGTTTCCTGCTCGGCCCGATCCTCAACCGTTACCTGGGCATGCAGGGCGGCGCTGAAGTGGTCAGCTCGGCGTTCGCGATGACCGCGCTGGTGTTCGGTGGTCTGTCAGCCTACGTGCTGATCACCCGCAAGGACATGAGCTTCCTCGGTGGTTTCATCACCGCTGGTTTCTTCGTGTTGCTGGGTGCAACGCTGGCGAGCTTCTTCTTCCAGATCAGCGGCCTGCAACTGGCGATCAGCGCAGGTTTCGTGCTGTTCTCGTCGGTGTGCATCCTGTTCCAGACCAGCGCCATCATCCACGGCGGCGAGCGCAACTACATCATGGCGACCATCAGCCTGTATGTATCGATCTACAACCTGTTCATCAGCTTGTTGCAGATCTTCGGCATCATGAGCCGCGACGACTGA
- a CDS encoding YceK/YidQ family lipoprotein, with translation MKVQAAMMLMALVLSGCGTVQTVMRDDQVAVDDLRSNKSYCGAVPRIYSGVMYDFCSLHAPIDEGNKYNAALPGWAIDAVASGVLDTLLLPYTIYKQQTDGSIVIN, from the coding sequence ATGAAAGTTCAGGCGGCAATGATGCTGATGGCATTAGTGTTGAGTGGTTGCGGGACAGTGCAAACGGTCATGCGCGACGACCAGGTCGCCGTGGACGATTTGAGATCGAACAAATCCTATTGCGGGGCGGTGCCGAGGATCTACAGCGGTGTGATGTATGACTTTTGTAGCCTGCATGCGCCGATAGACGAAGGTAACAAGTACAACGCCGCCCTGCCCGGCTGGGCGATTGATGCTGTGGCGTCCGGGGTGCTCGACACCTTGTTGTTGCCCTACACCATTTACAAACAACAGACTGACGGCAGCATCGTGATCAACTGA
- a CDS encoding Lrp/AsnC family transcriptional regulator: MTDDIDQILISALMEDSRRSLKALAQISGLSSPSVAERLRRLEERGVLKGYTVEIDPKCFGYQLQAIVRVRPLPGQLQEVERQIQAIPEFTECDKVTGEDCFIARLHVRSMEQLDTLLDRLNTLAETNTAIVKKTPVKRRLPPMA, from the coding sequence ATGACCGACGATATCGACCAGATTCTTATCAGCGCCCTCATGGAAGATTCTCGGCGTTCACTCAAAGCACTGGCGCAGATCAGCGGATTGTCTTCACCGAGCGTGGCCGAGCGTTTACGCCGACTGGAGGAGCGCGGTGTGCTCAAGGGCTACACCGTCGAGATAGATCCGAAGTGCTTCGGTTATCAGTTGCAGGCAATCGTGCGGGTGCGGCCACTGCCAGGGCAGTTGCAGGAAGTCGAACGGCAGATTCAGGCAATTCCCGAATTCACCGAGTGCGACAAGGTCACCGGCGAGGACTGCTTTATCGCTCGCCTGCACGTGCGCTCGATGGAACAACTGGACACCCTGCTCGACCGACTCAATACCTTGGCCGAAACCAACACTGCAATCGTCAAGAAGACGCCGGTGAAGCGTCGTTTGCCGCCGATGGCCTAA
- a CDS encoding DMT family transporter: protein MDNTIRRGSFEMTAAMLISGTIGWFVLVSGQPVLDVVFWRCVFGAGTLLLICAAFGFLRPGILTRTTFLLAVLSGVAIVGNWVLLFASYSRASIAIGTAVYNVQPFMLVGLAALFLGEKITLQKLFWLAISFMGMLAIVSAHGTQGESGNDYLMGIALALGAAFLYAIAALIIKRLTGTPPHLIALIQVCTGILLLAPFAHFSALPQAPSAWASLVTLGIVHTGLMYVLLYGAIQKLPTALTGALSFIYPIAAIFVDWFAFGHRLETLQWLGVAAILLAAAGMQQGWGLKRRRLAAQ from the coding sequence ATGGACAACACAATCCGTCGCGGCTCATTTGAAATGACCGCCGCCATGCTGATATCCGGGACGATTGGCTGGTTCGTGCTGGTCTCCGGGCAACCGGTGCTGGACGTGGTGTTCTGGCGCTGCGTTTTCGGTGCCGGCACCTTGTTGTTGATCTGTGCCGCTTTCGGCTTTCTGCGCCCGGGTATCCTGACCCGCACCACGTTCCTGCTCGCGGTGTTGAGCGGGGTGGCGATTGTCGGTAACTGGGTGCTGTTGTTTGCCTCCTATTCCCGCGCATCGATCGCCATCGGCACAGCGGTGTACAACGTGCAGCCGTTCATGCTGGTCGGTTTGGCAGCGCTGTTTCTGGGCGAAAAAATCACTCTGCAAAAGCTGTTCTGGCTGGCGATTTCGTTTATGGGGATGTTGGCGATCGTCAGCGCCCATGGCACTCAGGGTGAGAGCGGCAACGACTATCTGATGGGCATTGCATTGGCCTTGGGTGCGGCGTTTCTCTATGCCATTGCCGCACTGATCATCAAGCGCCTGACCGGCACGCCGCCGCATCTTATTGCGCTGATTCAGGTCTGCACCGGGATTTTGCTGCTGGCGCCGTTCGCGCATTTCAGTGCGCTGCCGCAAGCACCGAGTGCCTGGGCCAGTCTGGTCACCTTGGGCATCGTTCACACCGGTTTGATGTATGTGCTGCTGTACGGCGCGATCCAGAAGTTGCCGACCGCATTGACCGGCGCGCTGTCATTCATCTACCCGATTGCGGCGATCTTCGTCGACTGGTTCGCGTTCGGCCATCGCCTGGAAACCCTGCAATGGCTCGGCGTGGCGGCAATCCTGCTGGCCGCCGCCGGTATGCAACAGGGCTGGGGCCTGAAGCGCCGGCGGCTGGCTGCGCAGTAA
- a CDS encoding FUSC family protein → MLRRVLRPLLDPYRRYRHARLIHAVRVALGLLATILLTTGINLPHGEWASVTMLVVIGGLQHHGNIGKKAAERATGTLIGAGVGLLLVAQQAWLGMPWLTYFAMAVVCGFFSYHAIGKGGYTALLSAITVFIVAGHGDNPITDGLWRGVDILIGIALALAFSFALPLYAVYSWRYNLADALRDCATVYGRIISGQPVSADEHLKLMGRLGAVMVQLRSLMPSVSKEVKISMTELDAIQRNLRMCISTLEILGNTRPDANDPEAMAHLQSALKAEHRQIRVQLIGMARALKTGASQRLDKPIELPEANLDAPVYSPLDGYRLLTRQLAANIGEMRQRLAKTATHWNI, encoded by the coding sequence TTGCTGCGCCGTGTCCTGCGTCCGTTGCTTGATCCTTATCGACGTTACCGGCACGCGCGGCTGATTCATGCGGTGCGCGTGGCCCTCGGCTTGCTGGCGACGATCCTGCTGACCACCGGCATCAACTTGCCTCACGGCGAATGGGCCTCGGTGACCATGCTGGTGGTGATCGGTGGTTTGCAGCACCACGGCAACATCGGCAAAAAAGCTGCCGAACGCGCCACCGGTACCTTGATCGGTGCCGGCGTCGGATTGCTGCTGGTGGCGCAGCAGGCATGGCTTGGCATGCCGTGGTTGACGTATTTTGCGATGGCGGTGGTCTGCGGTTTCTTCTCCTATCACGCCATCGGCAAGGGTGGCTACACCGCCCTGCTTTCGGCGATTACCGTGTTCATCGTCGCCGGGCATGGCGACAATCCGATCACCGACGGTTTGTGGCGCGGGGTCGACATCCTCATCGGTATCGCCCTCGCTCTGGCCTTCTCTTTCGCCCTGCCGCTCTACGCGGTGTATTCGTGGCGCTACAACCTCGCCGATGCCCTGCGTGATTGCGCCACGGTGTATGGACGCATCATCAGCGGCCAACCGGTCAGCGCCGACGAGCATTTGAAGTTGATGGGACGACTCGGCGCGGTGATGGTGCAATTGCGCTCGCTGATGCCGTCGGTGTCCAAGGAAGTGAAGATTTCCATGACCGAACTCGATGCGATTCAGCGCAACCTGCGCATGTGCATCAGCACATTGGAGATCCTTGGCAACACGCGACCGGATGCCAACGATCCAGAAGCCATGGCGCATTTGCAATCAGCGCTGAAGGCCGAGCACCGGCAGATTCGCGTGCAACTGATCGGCATGGCCCGAGCGTTGAAAACCGGCGCTTCGCAACGCCTGGACAAGCCGATCGAGTTGCCGGAAGCCAACCTCGATGCGCCGGTTTACAGCCCGCTGGATGGCTACCGACTGTTGACCCGGCAACTGGCGGCGAACATCGGCGAGATGCGCCAGCGCTTGGCGAAAACCGCAACGCACTGGAACATCTGA